The following nucleotide sequence is from Candidatus Aegiribacteria sp..
TTCTCCGGGAATATCCGTAGAGAGCACTGTGTAGCCCAGGCGTTCAAGAATTGTCGCAATCATTTCCAGAATGGCCGGTTCGTCTTCCACCAGCAGGATGGTCTCGCTGCCGCGGACGGCTGGTTTCTCTGAATCCTTCTGAGGTTCCGAAGTTATCTTAGTGAAGTGTCGCGGCAGGTAGATACTGATGCACGCGCCCTGCCCCGGTTCGCTGTATACATTGACAAAGCCTTCGTTCTGCCTGACAATACCGTAGACTGTAGAAAGGCCAAGACCGGTGCCTTTGCCAACCTCTTTGGTGGTAAAGAACGGTTCAAAGATGTTCTTTTCAATCTCCTCATCCATACCGCAGCCGTCGTCGCTGACGGACATCATAACATATTCACCTGGAATGAAGCCGTGATGGTCATCGCAGTAATCCTCATCAAAGGCAAGATTATCGGTCTTGATGGTGAGGTTGCCCACGCCGTCAATGGCGTCCCGGGCATTGATACAGAGATTTGTCAGTATCTGATCGATCTGTGTCGAGTCCAGTCTTACCGGCCACAGGCCTCTGGCGGGCTGCCATGAAAGATCAATATCCTCGCCAATGAGACGCTTAAGCATCTTGAGCATGGATCCGACAGTCTCGTTGAGGTCAAGCACTCTGGGGGAGATGGTCTGTTTCCGCGCGAAGGCAAGAAGCTGGCTGACGATGTCAGTGGAGTGCCTGGAAGCCTTATGGATTTCCTCGAGATTGGGGCGGATCGAGCTGTCGGAAGGCAGTTCCTCCTGAATCATTTCCAGATGGCCAAGAATGACACAGAGCATGTTGTTGAAATCATGCGCCACGCCGCCCGCCAGCCTGCCTACCGATTCCAGCTTTTGTGACTGATGCAGCTGTTCAAGAAGTTTTTGTGAATTCTCCTGCGTCCGTTTGAACTCCGTGATGTCTCGCATGAAACATCCAACACCCGTTTTGCCGTTATGCAGTGCTACAGGGAATTTAATGGCCTCGTAAGAATTTTCTCCAAAATGTTCTTCTGTGGTGATTATCTTCCCTGTGGCTATAACATTCCTGTCCGATGCCCGGCAGATGTCTGCCGCTTCTTCAGGCAGAAGGTCGTAATCTGACATCCCTATGACTTCCTCAAATGATTTACCATAGAAATCCGCCATGGTTTTGTTCAAAACGAGGTATTTGAATTGGCTGTCTTTGAGAAATACCAGGTCTGAGGTGCTGTTGATAAATGTTCTGTAACGTTCTTCGCTTTCTTTTAGCGCTTTCTCGGCCTGCTTGCGCTTCGTTATGTTTCGAAATATACCAAATGCGCCTGTATACTGCTGCTGCTCAAACTGCGGCCTGACCGTAACCAGTAGATTCGATATCTGTCCGTCAGGGCGGATAATTTCCAGTTCGTAGCTGCTCGATTTCCTGGTCTTACGCATTTCTGTCTGCGAGGTAATGGTGGCG
It contains:
- a CDS encoding PAS domain S-box protein, giving the protein GIHGISRDITARRQAEKALKESEEQLKLALKGGDLGTWNWNIETDRMDFNERWAEMKGYSIDEIEPHLNAWKKLVHPDDLPGIYEILNRHLEGKTDFYEAEFRMRHETGNWVWILDRGKIIERDNKGNPLRVCGTHLDITDRKRVEEELRTSEERYRSLVEDQGEGIAVVNPEEQFIFANPAAHDIFGVSPGGLVGRNLKEFLDEEGIATITSQTEMRKTRKSSSYELEIIRPDGQISNLLVTVRPQFEQQQYTGAFGIFRNITKRKQAEKALKESEERYRTFINSTSDLVFLKDSQFKYLVLNKTMADFYGKSFEEVIGMSDYDLLPEEAADICRASDRNVIATGKIITTEEHFGENSYEAIKFPVALHNGKTGVGCFMRDITEFKRTQENSQKLLEQLHQSQKLESVGRLAGGVAHDFNNMLCVILGHLEMIQEELPSDSSIRPNLEEIHKASRHSTDIVSQLLAFARKQTISPRVLDLNETVGSMLKMLKRLIGEDIDLSWQPARGLWPVRLDSTQIDQILTNLCINARDAIDGVGNLTIKTDNLAFDEDYCDDHHGFIPGEYVMMSVSDDGCGMDEEIEKNIFEPFFTTKEVGKGTGLGLSTVYGIVRQNEGFVNVYSEPGQGACISIYLPRHFTKITSEPQKDSEKPAVRGSETILLVEDEPAILEMIATILERLGYTVLSTDIPGEAIRLAREYSGNIHLLMTDVVMPEMNGRDLARNLLSIYPDIKRLFMSGYTANVIAHHGVLDEGVLFIQKPFTSKELAVSLREALDKE